The Balaenoptera ricei isolate mBalRic1 chromosome X, mBalRic1.hap2, whole genome shotgun sequence region GGGCATTGTTGGGCATTAGTGGGACTGTGGAAGGGATAAAATGAGGTAACAGAGTTTTCTACTATTCTACTTCTCCTACTACACAATCTATCTCTACTTTCTCATGTCTTGTGTGGCTGTCTGCATAGAAAAGCACAGTTGGAAGAGACTCAAAGCCCATTTTCTTCTTCCACCTCAGGCCTATCTCCAGTGGTGGCTGTGGTGGCCTTGAAGTGACAGAAGATCATCACCTTCAACCCAGTAAAAGAATATTAAGACACTGACCTGGGACATATTGAGAACCAAAACCAAGACTGTATAGAACTATCTATATAACTGGGCTTCAACCATGGCTGGGGTTAAGAATGCAAGTAGAAAGAATAGGAGTAGAAAGAATGAGAGTAAAAAGAAGGCCAAAACTGAAAAAAGGGCTGGTGTAGAAGCTGAAGCCAAGAGGGAGGCTACTGCCGTAGTCAGATCTGTAGCCAAGACCCAGGCCAAAGCAATAGCCAAGGCAGGGACTCAGGAAGATGCAGTGGCAGAGGTGAAGGCAGCGTCTAAGAACAAGATTGTTACTGAGATGAAGGAAAGAGCTCTGGCAGATTTCAGTCCCAAAGCTGAAGATGAGGCCACTAGAGCATCTCGGTTTTGTTCAGTGGCTGAGGCTAGTGCTGAGTCCAGTGCTGAGTCCAGGTCTACATGTAAAGATAAGACTGGTATTGATACCTGGTTttgggctggggaagaatccagtgTTGGTTCCTGGTTCTGGAATGGAGAAGAGGCTGGGAATCGTTTCAGTGCTAAGGATGAAGGTAAAGCTGATATTTGTCCCCCATCCTGTGCTAAGAAGTTGGAGCCTGTGGCTGGGGCCAACTGCAAGGCTaggccaggggctgaggaggaggaggaggagaacgtTATTGGGAGCTGGTTTTGGGATGGAGATGAAACTAGTTTTGACCCTAACCCTAGACCTGTGAGCAGGATAATTAAGCCCCAACCTGTGgatgaaattaatgaaaaagataGGCCCAAGGACTGGTCTGAGGTAACTATCTGGCCCAAAGCTCCTGCTGTAACTCCAGCAGTGTTAGGCTTTAGATCCCAAGTCCCATTTGAGAAAAAGCCTCCTTCATATGTTGTCCTGGCCTCCGCTGAGGAAAATACCCGTTCTTTGCCTGTGGCAACAGCGGCGTGCCCTTCTAGGAGCACTCCCTCAAGCTCACAGCCTGTCTCTGAGTACCCATTTGGTTCTGACCCTTGTATCCAGACCATAGAGGAGATCAGGCGCCAAATCAGGATCAGGGAGGTGAATGGGATTAAGCCATTTGCTTGCCCTTGCAAAATGGAATGCTACATGGATTCTGAGGAGTTTGAAAAACTTGTTACCTTACTTAAATCAACTACTGATCCTCTCATTCATAAAATAGCTCAAATTGCAATGGGGATCATTAATGTTCATCCATTTGCCCAAGAGTTCATTAATGAGGTGGGTGTAGTGACACTTATTGAAAGCTTGcttagttttccttcctctgaaatgagaaaaaaggcTGTAATTACTCTGAATCCCCCCTCTGGGGATGAAAGACAACGCAAGGTTGAATTACATGTTAAGCATATGTGTAAGGAAACCATGTCTTTTCCCTTGAACTCACCTGGACAGCAATCCGGATTAAAGATACTAGGACAACTGACTACTGATTCTAACCATCACCACATTGTTGCCAATTACTTTTCAGAGCTTTTTCATTTGCTCTCCCTGGGAAATCGTAAAACCAGAAATCTTGTTTTGAAAGTACTTTTGAATATGTCTGAAAATCCAGCTGCAGCCAGAGACATGATCAATACAAAAGCATTAGCAGCATTAAAACTCATCTTTAACCAAAAAGAGGCAAAAGCCAATCTCGTTAGTGCTGTGGCCATATTTATTAACATAAAGGAGCATATCAGAAAGGGCTCAATTGTAGTCGTTGATCA contains the following coding sequences:
- the GPRASP3 gene encoding G protein-coupled receptor associated sorting protein 3, with amino-acid sequence MAGVKNASRKNRSRKNESKKKAKTEKRAGVEAEAKREATAVVRSVAKTQAKAIAKAGTQEDAVAEVKAASKNKIVTEMKERALADFSPKAEDEATRASRFCSVAEASAESSAESRSTCKDKTGIDTWFWAGEESSVGSWFWNGEEAGNRFSAKDEGKADICPPSCAKKLEPVAGANCKARPGAEEEEEENVIGSWFWDGDETSFDPNPRPVSRIIKPQPVDEINEKDRPKDWSEVTIWPKAPAVTPAVLGFRSQVPFEKKPPSYVVLASAEENTRSLPVATAACPSRSTPSSSQPVSEYPFGSDPCIQTIEEIRRQIRIREVNGIKPFACPCKMECYMDSEEFEKLVTLLKSTTDPLIHKIAQIAMGIINVHPFAQEFINEVGVVTLIESLLSFPSSEMRKKAVITLNPPSGDERQRKVELHVKHMCKETMSFPLNSPGQQSGLKILGQLTTDSNHHHIVANYFSELFHLLSLGNRKTRNLVLKVLLNMSENPAAARDMINTKALAALKLIFNQKEAKANLVSAVAIFINIKEHIRKGSIVVVDHLSYNTLMAIFREVKVIIETM